A window of Aurantibacillus circumpalustris genomic DNA:
CCCACTAACAAAAACATTATCAATAACTATCGCTAATCCGATTACACCAACTATCAACGCCATTCCAAATTTATGTAATAGCTCCAATAGCGTTTACACAATTTCAGCAAATCCGATTGGTGGAATATACAGCAACAACGCAGCAATAACGCCAAACGGGATACTCAATGGAGCTTCAGCTCCTATTGGTCAAAACACTTTTACTTACGCAATTTCTATAGGAACTTGTATAGCTAAAACAGCTGGTACGTTTACAATAAATAGTCTACCGTTAATTAGTGTATCCGGGAACACGCTTATCTGCGAAGGACAATCAACAACACTTCTTGCAAACGGCGCAAATAGTTATACGTGGAGTAACTCTTCTTTAAGTCCATTTATTACTATTAATCCTTCCGTTACAAGTTCTTACAGTGTTGAAGGAAAAGATATTCTTACAAATTGTTACAACTCAAAAACTGTTGTAGTTACTGTTGAACCTTATCCTGTTTTAAGTATTCTCGGAAACACCCTTTTGTGTGCAGGACAAACCACAACACTGATAGCAAATGGAGCCAGTACCTACAGTTGGAGCAACGGTTTTTCTTCGCAAGCGATAACAGTTTCTCCAAATGTTACGAATACTTACTCAATTATCGGGACCAGTGCGCTTGCCAATTGTTCAAGCACACAGGCAATAACCGTTAGTGTATCAAATTGTAATATTGTTAGCATTCCTAATAGAAATGTTGATGAGAATTTTAATATTTACCCAAACCCTTCAAGCGGTAAATTCTTAATAGAGAGCGGAAACATTTTATCCATTGTAGTTTCAGACGAGCTCGGAAGAATAATTTTAGAAGACCATTTTCAAAAAGAAAATTATCAACTGGATTTAAGTGCTTACTCAAATGGCGTTTACATTTTAAAAATATTTCTAAACAACGAAATCAAGATAGTGAAATTAATTAAGAACGATTAAGGCATAGTACTCTTGTTGTTCTAGAAGATTTCTGATCTCACGCAGAGACGCTAAGAACGCAAAGTAATTAACGGCTAACAACCTACTTAAAACTGCATACTTCCAACTGCCCACTTAAGCCTTAGTGTTTCTTCATGTTCTAAGTGCATTAGTGGTTTCATGATTTCGCGGTACCTGTTCCGGTTTATCGGAAGACGCAAAGAACGCAAAGTAGTTAACTGCTAACAACCTACTTAAAACTGCATACTGCCAACTGCCTACTTAATACTTAGTGCCTCTCAGTGCCCTCTGCGTCTCAGTGGTTTTTGCCTTTAAGAATTCATCAAGCCATTTTGTATGCGAATACTTTCTTCATGTAACAACTGACAAATTTTTTCGATGTGTTGTCTCGAAATACCCATTTTATCAGCCCATTGACCGCGCGTTCTCAAAATCTCTTGCCAACGTTCTAATTGAAAAATAGTAATATCATGTTCCTTTTTATAAGCGCCAATCTCTTCTATAATCTGTATTCTTTTTTTCAGAACATTCATTAACTCATCATCAATCTCATCAATTATTTTGCGCAACTCTAACAACTTATCTGTTGTTTCGGGATCGTCAGAACTTTGTTTACGCAAAACAAGATTTGAAATTAATTCATCCAATTTTTTTGGTGTGAGCTGTTGTTCAGCGTCACTCAATGCAATTGAGGGATCATAATGCGACTCAATCATCAAACCATTCATTCCTAAATCTAAAGCCTTTTGAGCCACAGAAGAAATCAATTCATGATTCCCACTAATATGGCTTGGATCACAAATAATTGGCAAGCCCGGAAATAGTGTGCGCAACTCAATAGGCACTTGCCACAGTGGTTTGTTTCTGTATTTCGTTTTCCCATAAAAGTGAAAACCTCGGTGAATCGCGGCAATTTTTGTAATGCCACTATTATAAACACGTTCAATGGCTCCCAGCCACAATTGCAGGTCCGCGTGAATGGGGTTTTTCACCATCACTGGCGTATTTGTTCCCATTAAAACATCTGCAATTTCCTGAACACTAAATGGGTTTACGGTAGTGCGCGCGCCAATCCACAACACATCTATGCCATATTTGAGCGCTAATTCAGTGTGATGCGCATTCGCCACTTCAACCGTTATTTTAAACCCAAATTCTTTTTTTACCTCAACCAACCATTTTAAGGCCTCTTCTCCTCTGCCTTCAAAGGCATTTGGACGTGTTCGCGGTTTCCAAACTCCTGCTCTGAACAAAGAAATCTTGTTTGTCTCTTTTAACTCCTTTGCAGTGCGCATTAATTGGTCAAAACTCTCGGCACCACAAGGTCCTGCTATTATTAAAGGGCTAGCCACTTCCGGTAACCAGGTATTTAGGGGTTCAAACTGCATAATAAGTAATCAAACCATTTAAGTTTGAGACTTGAAAATTACCTCTTTTAGGGTATTAAAAAAATAATATGGATTAATTAATTTTGAAGCATGATTTTAGAGACAGAAAAGAAACCGGTTATTTTATTCTTTCAGAATAATTGTCCTCTAAGCGTTTACACTGAATGTTGCAAAAAGAAAAAAGATTGCTGCAAAAATTTCAAAAAAGGCGATCGTTGTAAAAAGTGTCCTGGTAGGAAGTAAGCCACGAATCCGATAGCTATCGGATACACAAATTAACACTAAAATTTAATTCATTAACCGTTGTCTTTGTTGTGATGACTTCGAGCAATTAGTGGCTAAAGGTGGTGGCAGACAATAAGTCACGAATTGGTGCTAAAATTTAATTCCTAACATTTCCATTTTCCCTCTTACCTTAAACATTTTACATTTATTTAAAGGTGTTTCATCAACTCTCTCCTTAAATCATCAGAGCCATTAACAGCCGTTTTTTTTATGTGTTTTAATTCTCTGATATAATCGAGATTAAAGTCTCCCGGATCTAAAAGCCACGTTGGTACATAAGGAGAAACAAAATTAATAACCCCGGCAGCTGGATAAACATTTAAAGAGGTTCCAATCACCACAAACAGATCTGATTGTTGGGCTATAAGATTCGCCGTATCCATAGAAGGTACAAGTTCACCGAACCATACAATGTGCGGCCGCAATTGCGAACCTTTTTCACATAAATCACCTGCTTTAATATCCGTTGTTTTAAGATCGTATATTAAATTTTCATCTACGGTGCTACGCGCTTTCATTAACTCACCGTGCAAATGTAAAACGTTCTCACTTCCTGCGCGTTCATGAAGATTATCTACATTTTGAGTAATAACCTGAACGTCGAATTTTTTTTGTAAGTCTGCGATTAAAAGATGTGCTCCATTTGGTTGCGCATTTAGTAGTTGTTTGCGGCGCTCATTGTAAAAATTAAGAACCAACTCTTGATTTTTCTCCCAAGCATCAAACGTGGCAACGTCTTCTATACGGTACTCTTCCCACAATCCTCCCGAATCCCTGAACGTCTTAATTCCACTTTCTGCACTGATCCCCGCCCCAGTAAATACAACTAACTTCTTTCTTTTTGGCATTATCCGCTAAAGGTTTTCTTTTACGAACTTCAGCATTTTTGAGTAAATATGCAAACGGGTGTATCCTCCACTAATACCGTGGCTTTTATTTGGATAAATCATGAAATCGAACGGAATATTGCTTTTTACCATCGCCGCAGCTAGTTCCATACTATTTTGCATATGCACATTATCATCCCCACTTCCATGGATTAATAAAAATTTACCCTTAATGTTTTTTACAAAATTTGTCGGTGAATTATCTTCATAGCCACTTTTATTATCCTTTGGTTGACGCAAGAAACGTTCAGTGTAGATATTGTCGTAGTACTTCCAATTGGTTACAGGTGCTACTGCAATAGCCGCTTTAATTACATCTGCGCCTTTTGAAATCATTAACGAAGCCATGTACCCACCATAACTCCAACCTTGAAAACCAATACGAGATTTGTCAACATAAGAAAGTTCACCCAAATATTTTGCAACCTCTATTTGATCAATGGTTTCTAATTTTCCCAATTGCAAATAAGTACTGTGTTTAAATTGCCTCCCACGTCCTTGCGTACCGCGATTGTCAACACACACTACAATATACCCTTCTTGCGTAAGTAAATTATGCCAGAAATAATCATTCCAATCCCAACCGTTGTTACATTCGGTGCCACCAGGGCCGCCGTATGCATACATGTAAACTGGATATTTTTTTGTCGAATCAAAATTGGTTGGTTTCATCATCCAGCCATTTAACTCCAGTCCTTCAGGATGCTTAAATCTAAAAAATGTTTTCTTAGTTAAATTATAGCCTCCCATTTTAGAAAGCAGATCAGCATTGCTTTCTAGAACCTTCACCAGTTTTCCATCAATGCTGTACAATTCGTAAACAGGGGGTGTGTTTGCATTGCTATAAGTTGAAACATAATATTTATAACCCTTAGCGAACTCAAAATTTGTTTGTCCAGTTTTAGGCGATAAACGTTTCTTAGTTTTCCCGTCTAAACTTACACTATACATGTCGCGATTGATAGCGCCGTTTTCTGTAGAAAGAAAATACAGTGTTTTTGTCGCTTCATTAAAACCCTTAAATTCCATAACATCCCAGTTTCCGTTTGTTACCTGATTTATCAGCTTTCCATTTAAATCATAATAATATAAATGATT
This region includes:
- a CDS encoding chorismate mutase yields the protein MQFEPLNTWLPEVASPLIIAGPCGAESFDQLMRTAKELKETNKISLFRAGVWKPRTRPNAFEGRGEEALKWLVEVKKEFGFKITVEVANAHHTELALKYGIDVLWIGARTTVNPFSVQEIADVLMGTNTPVMVKNPIHADLQLWLGAIERVYNSGITKIAAIHRGFHFYGKTKYRNKPLWQVPIELRTLFPGLPIICDPSHISGNHELISSVAQKALDLGMNGLMIESHYDPSIALSDAEQQLTPKKLDELISNLVLRKQSSDDPETTDKLLELRKIIDEIDDELMNVLKKRIQIIEEIGAYKKEHDITIFQLERWQEILRTRGQWADKMGISRQHIEKICQLLHEESIRIQNGLMNS
- a CDS encoding SIR2 family NAD-dependent protein deacylase, which gives rise to MPKRKKLVVFTGAGISAESGIKTFRDSGGLWEEYRIEDVATFDAWEKNQELVLNFYNERRKQLLNAQPNGAHLLIADLQKKFDVQVITQNVDNLHERAGSENVLHLHGELMKARSTVDENLIYDLKTTDIKAGDLCEKGSQLRPHIVWFGELVPSMDTANLIAQQSDLFVVIGTSLNVYPAAGVINFVSPYVPTWLLDPGDFNLDYIRELKHIKKTAVNGSDDLRRELMKHL
- a CDS encoding S9 family peptidase, producing the protein MKRIAFLFLLISSLAFSQQKITLEDIWSKGTFSSKSAQGFNVLNDGLHYADIEVNQVDHTESIFKFDLKSQKKVAQLVYGIDLKFENRFLDIKSYEFSPNEDKLLLNENMEHVYRRSPKANYFVFDIASKKITQLSEKGKQLFPTFSPDGKKIAYVIENNLYIKNLETGTETAVTTDGEKNKIKNGWGDWVYEEEFSKADYFDWSPNSQYLAYVRFDESRVKEFTMDYYKGELYPERNTFKYPKAGEDNSLVSVHIFDLLGKTKVTADIGSETDIYIPRIEFTNDPKALCIQRMNRLQNKLEFLFTDVKSGKSNVIYTDESKTYVDVTDDLRFVGNTGFIVSSERDEYNHLYYYDLNGKLINQVTNGNWDVMEFKGFNEATKTLYFLSTENGAINRDMYSVSLDGKTKKRLSPKTGQTNFEFAKGYKYYVSTYSNANTPPVYELYSIDGKLVKVLESNADLLSKMGGYNLTKKTFFRFKHPEGLELNGWMMKPTNFDSTKKYPVYMYAYGGPGGTECNNGWDWNDYFWHNLLTQEGYIVVCVDNRGTQGRGRQFKHSTYLQLGKLETIDQIEVAKYLGELSYVDKSRIGFQGWSYGGYMASLMISKGADVIKAAIAVAPVTNWKYYDNIYTERFLRQPKDNKSGYEDNSPTNFVKNIKGKFLLIHGSGDDNVHMQNSMELAAAMVKSNIPFDFMIYPNKSHGISGGYTRLHIYSKMLKFVKENL